A DNA window from Candidatus Angelobacter sp. contains the following coding sequences:
- a CDS encoding radical SAM protein, with product MSFVTAFNALPLADLLRRAQTASMDAVRDSVAGSSLSLADFAHLISPAGSELLEPLCRRSQALTQQRFGKVIRLFAPLYLSNECVNNCKYCGFSRDNPITRVTLTVDEVLREARELQDQGFRNLLLVAGEHPKFVSGNYLADCVRALHEEIPSISLEVGPMETEDYEPIVQAGADGLVVYQETYDRAVYGEMHIAGPKRNFDWRLETPERAYAAGFRRLGIGALFGLSDWRLEALAVAAHAGYLLRNCWKAQLTISLPRLRPCAGEFQPLTHIADRELVQL from the coding sequence ATGAGTTTTGTCACCGCGTTCAACGCGCTGCCGCTCGCCGATTTGTTGCGCCGGGCGCAAACGGCTTCGATGGACGCCGTGCGCGACAGCGTGGCGGGTTCGAGCCTGTCGCTGGCTGACTTCGCTCATTTAATTTCCCCGGCCGGAAGCGAATTACTGGAGCCACTCTGCCGCCGTTCACAGGCGCTGACTCAACAGCGCTTCGGCAAAGTCATCCGCCTCTTTGCCCCGCTCTATCTTTCCAACGAATGCGTCAACAACTGCAAATACTGCGGGTTCTCCCGTGACAACCCGATTACGCGCGTGACGCTCACCGTGGACGAAGTGCTACGTGAAGCGCGCGAGCTTCAGGACCAGGGCTTTCGTAACCTGCTGCTCGTCGCGGGCGAACATCCGAAGTTTGTCTCCGGAAATTATCTGGCCGACTGCGTCCGCGCGTTGCACGAGGAGATTCCCAGCATCTCGCTCGAAGTCGGGCCGATGGAAACGGAGGACTACGAGCCGATCGTCCAGGCCGGCGCGGATGGACTCGTGGTTTATCAGGAAACTTACGATCGCGCGGTTTATGGCGAGATGCACATCGCGGGGCCGAAACGAAACTTCGACTGGCGGCTCGAAACGCCAGAGCGCGCTTACGCAGCGGGTTTCCGCCGACTCGGCATCGGCGCGTTGTTCGGGTTGAGCGACTGGCGGCTCGAAGCGCTCGCGGTTGCGGCGCACGCGGGTTACCTCCTGCGAAATTGCTGGAAAGCGCAACTGACGATCTCGCTCCCTCGGCTCCGCCCTTGCGCGGGTGAGTTCCAGCCGCTCACGCATATTGCCGACCGCGAACTCGTGCAACTGG